The genomic DNA GTATATGGAATGGCCAAGGGCGCGGGAATGATCGAGCCGAACATGGCAACTATGCTTTCTTACATTGTTACCGACGCTCAAATCGAAAGCGAACTTTATGAAATTCTAAAGGATTGCGTGGATAAGAGTTTTAATTGCCTTTCCATCGATTCCGATACTTCCACTTCGGATACGGTTGCTTTGCTTTGTAACGGTCTTGCTGGGAAAGCCGATCCGGAAGAATTTAGGGCCGCATTACTCGAAATCTGCATTGATCTAACGAAAGAAATTGCGAAAGACGGCGAAGGCGCTACGAAGTTAGTCGAAGTTCGAGTCGAAAAGGCGAAAACTGCCGAGCAAGCTCGTAAAATCGGAAAATCGATTTTGAATTCTCCTTTGATCAAAACGGCTATTTATGGAGGAGACCCGAATTGGGGAAGATTGGTCATGGCGATCGGGAAAGTTTTTGACGAACCGATCCCCTTCGACGGTTTAGAGATCTATTTTGGCGGATTAGCGGTCAAAGGCGCCGGCCCCGATACGCTCAAAAAATTATCGGAATATTTGAAAAAGAATTCCGAGATCCAGGTAGATGTGGTATTGAATACTGGAAATTACGGAATGAAATTTTGGGGTTGTGACCTTACCGAAGGTTACGTTAAAGAAAACGCCTACTATACGACGTAACCTAAATCATCCTGTTTCTCCAAAACCGTGAAATCTTTTTTTTCGGATCACAGAATCTCCTCCGCCATAATCACTCTTTCGGTGAGAATTTTTGGCGTACTCGCAGTTCTAAGTATTTACGAAGTCTGCATTAACTTCCTTCCCCGAGAAATAGAATTCGTAAGCGAAATCGGAGTATTGACTAGCTTAATGTTCGGAGTTTTTGCGGTTTTGCCGATTCAGGAGAAAATCGGAGGGTTTTTAAAAGCGACATTCGTTTCGGAATATTTGAGTAACGATCCCGGTTCGTCAAGAATGGCACATCGTCGCTTCGATTCGGAAGGCTTAATAAAGAATGTCTTCCCGGAATTAGTGCGACTGACGAATAGCAATTTCGGTAAATTGGCGATTCTTAGAAATGATCTTACCTATTACGATCTTTATACTTATGCTCATAAAAAACAAAGAAAAGTAAACACTCTAGACGGAATCAATCCTCACTCACCGCTTCTGAAATACATTCTCAATAAAAGATCGGGAGCGACCATAGGGGAGCCGGATCAGAACAAAGTCATTAACGAGGATTTCGTAAGTCTTCGCGCCAATTTCATTCTTCCGTTCGTGTTTAGGGAGAAGTTATTCGGCTTCCTGGCCGTTTCAAACATCCCGAAGGATGATGTACGGCATGAATTGGGATTTCTTGCCGGAAAATGCGCATTAGCGGTCCACAATCATATACTCTCGTCGCAAATTGCGGAAAATAAAAAATATAGAAAGGAATTCGAAAACGCAGGTAAGATACGTAGATTTTTAGAACCTGCCGAACCTCCCTTGGTTGGAAATACGAAGATCGACTTACTCTCGCGCGAACCCGGGGAATTACTGGAATTCTTTCAGTCTCAGACAGGCGACTTCTACTTCGTATT from Leptospira fainei serovar Hurstbridge str. BUT 6 includes the following:
- the argJ gene encoding bifunctional glutamate N-acetyltransferase/amino-acid acetyltransferase ArgJ produces the protein MTHPKGFFSFGTNIGIKDKTKDFGVIYSEVPCKATAVFTKNNFPGAPVIVGREHIKSGLLQAIVINSKNSNVATGSVGVANSRAICREIGASLGIPETFVLPSSTGVIGVPLPMELILPACAKVKSLLKPGNLEEVAEAIMTTDTRRKVSFRTIKTDKGHATVYGMAKGAGMIEPNMATMLSYIVTDAQIESELYEILKDCVDKSFNCLSIDSDTSTSDTVALLCNGLAGKADPEEFRAALLEICIDLTKEIAKDGEGATKLVEVRVEKAKTAEQARKIGKSILNSPLIKTAIYGGDPNWGRLVMAIGKVFDEPIPFDGLEIYFGGLAVKGAGPDTLKKLSEYLKKNSEIQVDVVLNTGNYGMKFWGCDLTEGYVKENAYYTT